From the genome of Deferribacteraceae bacterium V6Fe1:
TGCCTTATGAGTCCTCTTACATCTTTTCCGTAACTGCCAGCCTCCCTTCTAAAACAAGGGGTGTACGCGGTAACTTTTATCGGCAATTCTTCTTCGCTGAGTATTGTGTCTGCATAAATGTTTGTAAGAGGTACTTCCGCAGTGGGAATGAGATACAGGTCATCCCTTTCACATTTAAAAAGTTCTTCCTCAAATTTTGGCAATTGCCCTGTCCCTGTCATGGTTTTTGCATTTACCAAAAGTGGGGGGATGATTTCTTTGTAACCGTTTTCAGACTGAACATCCAACATAAAATTAATAAGAGCTCTTTCAAGTTTCGCACCAAGCCCCGTGTAAACCGAAAATCTCGATTTTGCGAGGGTGGCACCTTTTTCAAAGTCCACAAGATGCAAGCTTTCGGCTATTTCCCAGTGTGGCTTTGGTTCAAAATCAAAATCTGGTTTCTCCCCGCTTGATTTGTAAAAAACATTGCTTTCTTCGCTTACCCCGATAGGTGTGGTCTCGTCAGGTATGTTTGGTATAGTCAGTAGGATATCTCTTATTTTTTCTTCCAACTCTTTAATAACATTATCTATTTCAGAAATATCTTCTGATACTTTTTTCATTTTTGCGGAAATTTCCGTTATATCTCCACCTGATTTTTTAATATTGCCTATCTCTTTCGAGGTATCGTTTCTGAGTTTTTTTAGTTCTTCAACATTTTTAATTAAATTTCGTCTTTTTTCATCAAGTTCAAGAATGGCATCTATATCTATTTCGGTATTTCGCCTTTTTAGACTTTCTTTTACAAATTCTGGGTTACTTGTGATAAGTTTCAAATCGAGCATTAACCTACCTCCTTAGCAGCTTCAACAAGATAAAGAAATGTATTTAGTAATTTATTATTTTTATTTAACTCAAGCCCTTTTTTCCATGCCGAAATGGCAAAACCTATGTAGCCTATTTTATAGTATGTAATACCAAGCTGAACGTATGCATCTACAAAACCTTCCATTTCCATAATGAGATTTTCCAATACGAATATTGCTCTTTCAAAATCCCCAAATTCACGTAGGGCTAACGCGTATTTTAGTTTAATATCCGGAAAGCCTGGGTTAAGCTCAAGCGCTTTTTCATACTCATCTATTGCATTTTTGTAAAGAAAAAGACTTACATAAGCATCTGCAATCTCCGCATGCATGTTGGAAATTTTTCCAAGACAGTGCTTGTCAGCTATCCCTTCAAGATATGTAA
Proteins encoded in this window:
- the serS gene encoding serine--tRNA ligase; its protein translation is MLDLKLITSNPEFVKESLKRRNTEIDIDAILELDEKRRNLIKNVEELKKLRNDTSKEIGNIKKSGGDITEISAKMKKVSEDISEIDNVIKELEEKIRDILLTIPNIPDETTPIGVSEESNVFYKSSGEKPDFDFEPKPHWEIAESLHLVDFEKGATLAKSRFSVYTGLGAKLERALINFMLDVQSENGYKEIIPPLLVNAKTMTGTGQLPKFEEELFKCERDDLYLIPTAEVPLTNIYADTILSEEELPIKVTAYTPCFRREAGSYGKDVRGLIRQHQFNKVEIVKIAHPENSMEELEMLLKDAEKILQKLGLHYRVMTLCTGDLGFSSAKTYDIEVWLPGQNCYREISSCSNFKDFQARRANIKFRNKNKKVEFVHTLNGSGLAVGRTFLAILENYQQKDGSVVVPEALRPYMGLEVIK
- a CDS encoding tetratricopeptide repeat protein, which encodes MEKGKIAFESAKYEEAKKYFEEFIEHNKNFADVYCKLGYIYFVEDKYHKAIDFFKKAVEINPSYTEALINLATSLQYVGENDEALKYMNQLKSVTYLEGIADKHCLGKISNMHAEIADAYVSLFLYKNAIDEYEKALELNPGFPDIKLKYALALREFGDFERAIFVLENLIMEMEGFVDAYVQLGITYYKIGYIGFAISAWKKGLELNKNNKLLNTFLYLVEAAKEVG